One stretch of Methyloversatilis sp. RAC08 DNA includes these proteins:
- a CDS encoding PEP-CTERM sorting domain-containing protein has translation MRTILLTSLIGLAFAGSAHAGPFAPAAGQPGSTAISKDSPAFVQWATGHLDYLPGPNVDATWQTPEKGLGVAQGGATDIVVLGDGGRITLTFDGYITNGAGADFAVFENGFMDTFLELAFVEVSSNGTDFFRFPNFSFTASPVGGFGLIDPTNIDGLAGKYRAGFGTPFDLEVLSGVAGLDVNKVQYVRLIDVVGNGSTFDSFPAEFGGPHPIYDPYPTTGSSGFDLDAVGVIHYAALPAVPEPSQWAMYCAALGLLGLVARRRG, from the coding sequence ATGCGTACCATTCTTCTAACATCCCTCATCGGACTGGCGTTTGCCGGTTCCGCCCACGCCGGCCCGTTCGCGCCGGCCGCCGGTCAGCCCGGCTCGACGGCCATCAGCAAGGACAGTCCTGCTTTCGTCCAGTGGGCGACCGGCCATCTCGACTACCTGCCGGGTCCCAATGTCGACGCCACATGGCAGACGCCGGAAAAGGGTCTGGGCGTGGCCCAGGGCGGCGCGACCGACATCGTCGTTCTCGGCGACGGCGGACGCATCACGCTCACCTTTGACGGCTACATCACGAACGGTGCCGGCGCCGATTTCGCGGTGTTCGAAAACGGCTTCATGGACACCTTCCTGGAACTGGCCTTCGTCGAAGTGTCGTCCAACGGGACCGATTTCTTCCGCTTCCCGAACTTCTCCTTCACCGCCAGCCCGGTCGGTGGCTTCGGCCTGATCGATCCGACCAATATCGACGGTCTGGCTGGCAAGTACCGCGCCGGCTTCGGCACCCCCTTTGATCTCGAGGTGCTGAGCGGCGTCGCCGGGCTGGATGTTAACAAGGTGCAGTACGTGCGCCTGATCGACGTCGTCGGCAATGGCTCGACCTTCGACAGCTTCCCGGCCGAATTCGGCGGCCCGCACCCCATCTACGACCCGTACCCGACCACCGGCAGCAGCGGCTTCGACCTCGACGCGGTCGGCGTCATCCACTACGCGGCACTGCCCGCCGTGCCCGAGCCGTCGCAATGGGCGATGTACTGCGCCGCACTGGGCCTGCTCGGTCTGGTCGCCCGCCGTCGCGGCTGA
- a CDS encoding TonB-dependent receptor produces MHRFRLLLLLTVSPGLALAQASASRVHELDEVVISAPSAADTLRVVPHSVSVITTEDIERSPSRSVAEVLGREANLNIQSYFGRDKGATVDMRGFGATAVSNVLVLVDGVRLNASDLSGADLSSVALSQVERIEVLRGGGAVRYGDGAVGGIIHVLTRRPRSGPLKGEFEARTASYDTQELRFSASGGAGPLSGRIDVGRLDGNGYRDNDEQRRRDTAAELRITPDGALSFMDVLLRVSRHTDEYKLPGPVSRERFLSGSAALRRSSTASPLDGGSTDDRKFGTLWRFDLGDFGLVEFQTDHRTRDNPYLIGVNPAQPLSDQQYTIESTRRDVQLRYDLDYSAFGRIHSFGAGFVTQSSDYLRRDVGRTVIDQSRLRTGDLNGQAWYAETVFRATDALRLNAGWRSDDTKSRTEAATYRRTCQFQNVFIPGLGFIPVEIPGSCVTGFESDSRYASSTKSHAAELGVSWQPVKALVAFASVSRNFRTPNIDELALASSDLRAQRGRTIEAGVRLQPDDRLSLGLTLFRLRNQDEIYFDSTGVPSVNRNYDLPTQRTGVELETRWQPSAAWLFAANAGYVQPRFKGSDADIPLVPRWTANARAEWLQTPSLRWIAAARHAGRRFDGNDLDNRSFAELPSYTVFDLALRLDLGGGAQLAAGINNVFDKVYSTIAFSETYYPMPERNGYASLRWRF; encoded by the coding sequence ATGCATCGCTTCCGCCTTTTGCTGTTGCTTACCGTGTCGCCCGGCCTGGCCCTCGCACAGGCTTCGGCGTCGCGCGTGCACGAGCTCGATGAAGTCGTGATCAGCGCGCCGTCGGCAGCCGACACGCTGCGTGTGGTGCCGCACAGTGTGTCGGTCATCACGACCGAAGACATCGAGCGTTCGCCGTCGCGCAGCGTGGCCGAAGTGCTGGGTCGCGAAGCGAACCTCAACATCCAGAGCTATTTCGGCCGCGACAAGGGCGCCACCGTCGACATGCGCGGCTTCGGGGCCACGGCAGTCAGCAATGTGCTGGTGCTGGTCGATGGCGTCAGGCTGAACGCGTCGGATCTGTCCGGCGCAGACCTGTCGTCGGTTGCGCTTTCCCAGGTCGAACGCATCGAAGTGCTGCGTGGCGGCGGCGCCGTGCGCTACGGTGACGGCGCGGTCGGCGGCATCATCCATGTGCTGACAAGGCGTCCGCGGAGCGGGCCGCTGAAAGGCGAATTCGAGGCGCGCACCGCTTCATACGACACGCAGGAACTGCGCTTCAGCGCGTCCGGCGGCGCGGGGCCCCTGTCCGGCCGCATCGATGTCGGGCGGCTCGACGGCAACGGCTACCGGGACAACGACGAACAGCGCCGACGCGATACCGCGGCCGAACTGCGCATCACGCCTGACGGCGCGTTGTCCTTCATGGACGTGCTGCTGCGCGTGTCGCGTCACACCGACGAATACAAGCTGCCGGGTCCGGTGTCGCGCGAACGCTTCCTGTCCGGCAGTGCTGCGCTGCGTCGTTCGAGCACGGCGTCACCGCTTGACGGCGGCAGTACGGACGACCGCAAGTTCGGCACGCTGTGGCGCTTCGATCTGGGCGATTTCGGTCTGGTCGAATTCCAGACCGACCACCGTACGCGCGACAATCCGTATCTGATCGGCGTCAATCCGGCACAGCCGCTGAGCGATCAGCAATACACGATCGAATCGACGCGGCGCGACGTGCAGTTGCGCTACGACCTCGACTACAGCGCATTCGGCCGCATCCATTCCTTCGGTGCCGGCTTTGTCACGCAATCGTCCGACTATCTGCGGCGCGACGTCGGCCGCACCGTGATCGACCAGTCAAGGCTGCGTACCGGCGACCTCAATGGTCAGGCCTGGTATGCGGAGACGGTGTTCCGCGCGACCGATGCGCTGCGCTTGAACGCCGGCTGGCGCAGCGACGACACGAAAAGCCGCACCGAAGCAGCCACCTACCGGCGCACCTGCCAGTTCCAGAACGTGTTCATTCCGGGACTGGGCTTCATTCCGGTGGAAATTCCGGGCAGTTGCGTCACCGGCTTCGAATCTGACAGCCGCTACGCGTCGAGCACGAAAAGCCATGCTGCGGAGCTGGGGGTGAGCTGGCAGCCGGTGAAGGCGCTGGTCGCCTTTGCCAGCGTGTCGCGCAACTTCCGCACCCCGAACATCGACGAACTGGCGCTGGCGTCGTCCGATCTGCGCGCGCAGCGCGGTCGCACGATAGAAGCCGGTGTGCGTCTGCAGCCTGACGACCGTCTTTCGCTCGGGCTTACGCTGTTCCGCCTGCGCAATCAGGATGAAATCTACTTCGACAGCACCGGCGTGCCGAGCGTGAACCGCAACTACGACCTGCCGACCCAGCGCACCGGCGTCGAGCTGGAAACGCGCTGGCAGCCGTCCGCCGCCTGGCTGTTCGCTGCCAATGCCGGCTACGTGCAGCCGCGTTTCAAGGGCAGCGATGCCGACATTCCGCTGGTGCCGCGCTGGACCGCGAATGCGCGTGCGGAGTGGCTGCAGACGCCTTCGCTGCGCTGGATCGCTGCGGCGCGCCATGCCGGGCGACGCTTCGACGGCAATGACCTCGACAATCGCAGCTTCGCCGAACTGCCGTCCTACACGGTGTTCGATCTTGCGCTGCGCCTCGATCTGGGCGGCGGTGCGCAACTGGCGGCCGGCATCAACAATGTGTTCGACAAGGTGTATTCGACCATCGCCTTTTCGGAAACCTATTACCCGATGCCCGAGCGCAATGGCTACGCCAGCCTGCGCTGGCGCTTTTAG
- a CDS encoding succinylglutamate desuccinylase/aspartoacylase domain-containing protein — translation MNPSTHSLASHTFHGLEAGPRLIVLGAVHGNEIGGTRGIERVLDELARGDLVIVRGTVTFVPITNPLAWTLKRRAGDRNLNRNLRPVAEPQDYEDRIANVLCPLLAAHDVLLDLHSFHTGGEPFAMLGPQDNDGTLEAFSHAAAEEALALRLGARRLVEGWLDTYATGVRKRLARTAPTERAHLLSTDPDYGIGTTEYMRRMGGYAVTLECGQHDDPAAPEFAWRAIRNTLAHLRLVEAPAPAARDSFELLRLTEVVDRLHPDDEFARAWCSFDPVSAGDAIGTRHDGTPVIAPQDGYIVFPNPTSTPGNEWFYFAQRSTRALHRN, via the coding sequence ATGAATCCTTCCACGCACAGTCTCGCCTCACACACCTTCCATGGCCTCGAAGCCGGGCCGCGCTTGATCGTGCTCGGCGCGGTCCATGGCAACGAAATCGGCGGCACGCGCGGCATCGAGCGCGTGCTCGACGAGCTGGCGCGGGGCGACCTCGTCATCGTGCGCGGCACCGTCACCTTCGTGCCGATCACCAATCCGCTCGCCTGGACGCTGAAGCGGCGCGCCGGCGACCGCAATCTGAACCGCAACCTGCGTCCGGTTGCCGAGCCGCAGGACTACGAAGACCGCATCGCCAACGTGCTGTGTCCGCTGCTCGCCGCGCATGACGTGCTGCTCGACCTGCATTCCTTCCACACCGGCGGCGAACCGTTCGCGATGCTGGGGCCGCAGGACAACGACGGCACGCTAGAGGCCTTTTCGCACGCGGCCGCCGAAGAGGCGCTGGCGCTGCGCCTCGGTGCGCGACGTCTGGTCGAGGGCTGGCTCGACACCTACGCGACCGGCGTGCGCAAGCGACTCGCCCGCACCGCGCCGACCGAGCGTGCCCACCTGTTGTCGACCGATCCGGACTACGGCATCGGCACCACCGAATACATGCGCCGCATGGGCGGCTATGCAGTGACGCTGGAATGCGGCCAGCACGACGATCCGGCTGCGCCCGAATTCGCCTGGCGCGCCATCCGCAACACGCTGGCCCACCTGAGGCTGGTCGAAGCACCCGCGCCTGCGGCGCGCGACAGCTTCGAACTGCTGCGTCTGACCGAGGTGGTGGACCGCTTGCATCCGGACGATGAATTTGCGCGCGCCTGGTGCAGCTTCGACCCGGTCAGCGCCGGCGACGCGATCGGCACCCGCCATGATGGCACGCCGGTCATTGCGCCGCAGGACGGCTACATCGTGTTTCCGAACCCGACCTCGACACCGGGCAACGAGTGGTTCTATTTCGCGCAGCGCAGCACGCGGGCGCTGCACCGGAACTGA
- the fdhF gene encoding formate dehydrogenase subunit alpha has protein sequence MNAPIDASVIAQSIEFTLDGQSMTARVGETILQAAARQGVDIPHLCYKDGYRPDGNCRACVVEIDGERVLAPSCCRAPTPGMNVKAESERAVKAQKMVVELLLSDMPEQTYKPDSELAHWAEKLGVTGSRFEGREQPACDQSHPAMSVNLDACIQCNRCVRACREEQGNDVIGYAFRGSASKIVFDQDDPMGASTCVACGECVQACPTGALMPAGGVGMVKMDKTVDSVCPYCGVGCQLTYHVKDDRVLMVTGRDGPANEERLCVKGRFGFDYARHPQRLTKPLIRRADAPKHKNFVVDPGNPLSAFREASWEEAIEYATSRLRSIRDTKGPNALAGFGSAKGSNEEAYLFQKLIRTGFGTNNVDHCTRLCHASSVAALLEAVGSGAVSNPVRDVLHSDVIFLIGANPLVNHPVGATWIKNAVKQGARLIVCDPRRNDLQRYATHFLQFKPDTDVAMLNAMMHVIIEEGLVDEAFVRDRTSGFDALKKNVADFSPERMAKICGIPAETLREVARMFATSKASMILWGMGVSQHVHGTDNARCLISLVMMTGQIGRRGTGLHPLRGQNNVQGASDAGLIPMVFPDYQAVGNKTIRDKFEELWGSRLDANPGLTVVEIMDAIHAGKLNGCYIMGENPAMSDPDVEHARDALAKLDCLVVQDIFLTETAYFADVVLPASAFPEKTGTFTNTDRQVQLGRQAINPPGDARQDLWIIQQMANGMGLDWRYDGAKDVFNEMRKAMHSIAGITWERLEAEHSVTYPCENEGDPGDEVVFIESFPTQSGRAKLVPAKLISANEKPDADYPMVLITGRQLEHWHTGSMTRRASVLDNIEPIATVTINPADMAKLKLRPGEVVTVESRRGKIALYARVDGNVPVGAVFIPFAYYEAAANMLTNPALDPFGKIPEFKYCAVRLKKGGTPTQLTTYGGGQAKMVTA, from the coding sequence ATGAATGCACCCATTGATGCTTCGGTGATCGCGCAATCGATCGAATTCACGCTGGACGGCCAGTCGATGACGGCCCGTGTCGGCGAAACCATCCTGCAGGCGGCGGCCCGCCAGGGTGTGGACATCCCCCACCTCTGCTACAAGGACGGCTACCGTCCGGACGGGAACTGCCGCGCCTGCGTGGTCGAGATCGACGGCGAACGCGTACTCGCGCCGAGCTGCTGTCGCGCACCGACGCCCGGCATGAACGTCAAGGCCGAATCGGAGCGCGCCGTGAAGGCGCAGAAGATGGTGGTCGAACTGCTGCTGTCGGACATGCCGGAGCAGACCTACAAGCCCGATTCCGAACTGGCCCATTGGGCGGAAAAGCTCGGCGTGACAGGGTCGCGCTTCGAAGGCCGCGAGCAGCCGGCATGCGACCAGTCGCATCCGGCGATGAGTGTGAACCTCGACGCCTGCATCCAGTGCAACCGCTGCGTGCGCGCCTGTCGCGAAGAGCAGGGCAATGACGTGATCGGCTATGCCTTCCGCGGTTCGGCGTCGAAGATCGTGTTCGACCAGGACGACCCGATGGGTGCGTCGACCTGCGTGGCCTGCGGCGAATGCGTGCAGGCCTGCCCGACCGGCGCGCTGATGCCGGCCGGCGGTGTCGGCATGGTGAAGATGGACAAGACCGTCGACTCGGTCTGCCCGTACTGCGGTGTGGGTTGCCAGCTGACGTATCACGTCAAGGACGACCGCGTACTGATGGTGACCGGCCGTGACGGTCCGGCCAACGAAGAGCGCCTGTGCGTGAAGGGCCGCTTCGGCTTCGACTACGCGCGTCATCCGCAACGCCTCACGAAGCCACTGATCCGTCGTGCCGATGCACCGAAGCACAAGAATTTCGTCGTCGATCCGGGCAATCCGCTGTCGGCGTTCCGCGAAGCGAGCTGGGAAGAGGCGATCGAGTACGCAACGAGCCGGCTGCGCAGCATCCGCGACACCAAGGGACCGAATGCGCTGGCCGGTTTCGGTTCGGCCAAGGGCTCGAACGAAGAGGCCTATCTGTTCCAGAAGCTGATCCGCACCGGCTTCGGCACCAACAACGTCGATCACTGCACGCGCCTGTGCCATGCCTCGTCGGTCGCTGCGCTGCTCGAAGCGGTTGGCTCGGGCGCGGTGTCGAATCCGGTGCGCGATGTGCTGCACTCCGACGTGATCTTCCTGATCGGCGCCAATCCGCTGGTCAATCACCCGGTCGGCGCGACCTGGATCAAGAACGCGGTCAAGCAGGGCGCGCGCCTCATCGTGTGCGATCCGCGCCGCAACGACCTGCAGCGCTACGCCACGCATTTCCTGCAGTTCAAGCCGGACACCGACGTGGCCATGCTCAACGCGATGATGCACGTCATCATCGAAGAAGGTCTGGTCGACGAGGCCTTCGTGCGCGACCGCACCTCGGGTTTCGATGCGCTGAAGAAGAACGTGGCCGATTTCAGTCCGGAACGCATGGCCAAGATCTGCGGCATTCCGGCCGAAACGCTGCGCGAGGTGGCGCGCATGTTCGCGACCTCAAAGGCGTCGATGATCCTCTGGGGCATGGGCGTGTCACAGCACGTGCATGGCACCGACAATGCGCGCTGCCTGATTTCGCTGGTCATGATGACCGGCCAGATCGGTCGCCGCGGCACCGGCCTGCATCCGCTGCGCGGCCAGAACAACGTGCAGGGTGCGTCCGACGCCGGCCTCATCCCGATGGTGTTCCCGGACTACCAGGCGGTCGGCAACAAGACCATCCGCGACAAGTTCGAAGAACTGTGGGGCAGCCGTCTCGACGCCAACCCGGGTCTGACCGTGGTTGAAATCATGGATGCCATCCATGCCGGCAAGCTCAATGGCTGCTACATCATGGGTGAAAATCCGGCCATGTCCGACCCGGACGTCGAGCACGCGCGCGATGCGCTGGCGAAGCTCGACTGCCTGGTGGTGCAGGACATCTTCCTGACCGAAACGGCCTACTTCGCCGACGTCGTACTGCCGGCGTCGGCCTTCCCTGAGAAGACCGGCACCTTCACCAATACCGACCGCCAGGTGCAACTGGGTCGTCAGGCGATCAATCCGCCGGGTGACGCGCGGCAGGACCTGTGGATCATCCAGCAGATGGCCAATGGCATGGGGCTGGACTGGCGCTACGATGGCGCGAAGGACGTGTTCAACGAAATGCGCAAGGCGATGCACTCGATCGCCGGCATCACATGGGAACGGCTGGAAGCCGAGCACTCTGTCACCTACCCGTGCGAGAACGAGGGCGATCCGGGCGACGAGGTGGTGTTCATCGAAAGCTTCCCGACCCAGTCGGGCCGCGCCAAGCTGGTGCCGGCCAAGCTGATTTCGGCCAACGAGAAGCCGGACGCCGACTATCCGATGGTGCTGATCACCGGCCGTCAGCTCGAGCACTGGCACACGGGTTCGATGACACGCCGGGCTTCGGTACTCGACAACATCGAGCCGATCGCGACCGTCACGATCAACCCGGCCGACATGGCGAAGCTGAAACTGCGGCCGGGCGAGGTGGTGACGGTCGAATCGCGCCGCGGCAAGATCGCGCTGTACGCGCGCGTCGATGGCAATGTGCCGGTCGGTGCCGTGTTCATCCCGTTCGCGTATTACGAAGCCGCCGCCAACATGTTGACCAATCCGGCGCTGGACCCGTTCGGCAAGATTCCGGAGTTCAAGTACTGTGCGGTGCGCCTGAAGAAGGGCGGGACACCGACCCAACTGACGACCTACGGCGGCGGTCAGGCGAAGATGGTAACTGCCTGA
- a CDS encoding DUF4465 domain-containing protein, which yields MNKTLITLALAALAASHAAHAATPSVATFEDAPLASESHFFPQVTTTFTSGAATFNHTYSDFGGGCCHVDWVYSNRTDTTTGNFTNQHSAITGGGVDGSAHYAIANFGAPTISFASAVSVQGAYFTNTTFTGRTMLDGDTLFGFSKKFGGASGDDPDYLKLTIIGRDSGGTTTGSVDFMLADYRFADNTQDYVVTDWRWVDLAALGTVSSLQFALASSDSGEFGINTPAYFALDNLTVTAVPEPEQAALLLAGLALVGAIARRRRG from the coding sequence ATGAACAAGACACTCATCACCCTTGCCCTGGCTGCACTGGCAGCCAGCCATGCCGCGCACGCAGCGACCCCTTCGGTTGCCACGTTCGAAGACGCGCCGCTGGCATCCGAAAGCCACTTCTTCCCGCAAGTCACGACCACCTTCACCAGCGGAGCCGCCACCTTCAACCACACCTACTCGGACTTCGGTGGCGGCTGCTGCCATGTCGACTGGGTGTATTCGAACCGCACCGACACGACGACCGGCAACTTCACCAATCAGCACAGCGCGATCACCGGCGGCGGCGTCGACGGATCGGCCCATTACGCGATCGCCAATTTCGGTGCGCCGACGATCAGCTTTGCGTCGGCCGTCAGCGTGCAGGGTGCTTACTTCACCAACACCACGTTCACCGGTCGCACCATGCTCGACGGCGACACCCTGTTCGGCTTTTCGAAGAAGTTCGGCGGCGCCAGCGGCGATGACCCCGACTACCTGAAGCTGACCATCATCGGCAGGGACAGTGGCGGTACGACGACCGGCAGCGTCGACTTCATGCTGGCCGACTACCGGTTCGCCGATAACACGCAGGACTACGTGGTGACCGACTGGCGCTGGGTCGATCTCGCGGCGCTCGGCACGGTCAGCAGTCTGCAGTTCGCGCTGGCGTCGAGCGACAGCGGTGAATTCGGCATCAACACGCCGGCCTATTTCGCGCTCGACAATCTGACCGTCACCGCAGTACCGGAACCGGAACAGGCGGCGCTGCTGCTGGCCGGTCTGGCGTTGGTCGGCGCGATCGCGCGTCGCCGTCGCGGCTGA
- a CDS encoding NADH-ubiquinone oxidoreductase-F iron-sulfur binding region domain-containing protein, with protein sequence MSEPFSIPLEQMRRMVKPTPKGRALDPVAVEEVQALLGRMPRRPDLLIECLHLLQDTYRAVHARHLAALAAELKMAQAEVYEVATFYHHFDVLREGEGAPAELTVRVCDTLSCKMAGADDLLKKLPGILGTKVRVIPAPCVGRCEQAPVVVVGQNALGGATDATVKAAVKANESTHPLPRYVGYKAYLKAGGYQLFRDLVEGRRDVESVIQAMEHSGLRGLGGAGFPAGRKWRIVRAEAAPRLMAINIDEGEPGTFKDRWYLERDPHRFLEGMLIAAYCVGIGEVYVYLRDEYAHVRDILQKELKKLLADPPCALPPIHLRRGAGAYICGEESAMIESIEGKRGMPRLRPPYVAQVGLFGHPTLEHNMETVFWIRDIVEKGAEWFAGHGRNGRKGLRSFSVSGRVKKPGVHLAPAGISVRELIDEYCGGMLPGHTLYGYLPGGASGGILPASLGDIPLDFDTLQPYGCFIGSAAVIILSDQDRATDAARNMMHFFEHESCGQCTPCRVGTAKMNTLMEAPVWDTDLVEELSQTMVDASICGLGQAAPNPVRCVIKYFPDEIK encoded by the coding sequence ATGTCGGAACCGTTTTCCATACCGCTTGAGCAGATGCGACGCATGGTCAAGCCCACGCCCAAGGGGCGCGCGCTCGACCCGGTTGCCGTCGAAGAGGTGCAGGCACTGCTCGGTCGCATGCCGCGCCGTCCGGATCTGCTGATCGAATGTCTGCACCTGCTGCAGGACACCTACCGCGCAGTGCATGCGCGCCATCTCGCCGCACTGGCGGCCGAACTGAAGATGGCGCAGGCCGAGGTGTACGAGGTCGCGACCTTCTATCACCACTTCGACGTGCTGCGTGAAGGCGAGGGCGCGCCGGCCGAACTGACCGTACGCGTGTGCGACACGCTGTCCTGCAAGATGGCCGGTGCGGACGATCTGCTGAAAAAGCTGCCGGGCATCCTGGGCACCAAAGTGCGCGTCATACCGGCACCCTGTGTCGGCCGTTGCGAACAGGCGCCGGTCGTCGTGGTCGGCCAGAACGCCTTGGGCGGCGCCACCGATGCAACGGTGAAGGCCGCCGTGAAGGCGAATGAATCGACCCATCCGCTGCCGCGTTACGTCGGCTACAAGGCTTACCTCAAAGCGGGCGGTTACCAGCTGTTCCGCGATCTGGTGGAAGGCCGTCGCGATGTCGAATCGGTCATTCAGGCCATGGAACATTCCGGACTGCGCGGTCTGGGCGGGGCCGGATTCCCGGCCGGCCGCAAGTGGCGCATCGTGCGTGCGGAGGCTGCGCCGCGGCTGATGGCAATCAATATCGACGAGGGCGAACCGGGCACCTTCAAGGACCGCTGGTACCTCGAACGCGATCCGCATCGCTTCCTCGAAGGCATGCTGATCGCCGCGTACTGCGTCGGCATCGGCGAGGTGTACGTCTATCTGCGCGACGAATACGCCCATGTGCGCGACATCCTGCAGAAGGAACTGAAGAAGCTGCTGGCCGATCCGCCCTGTGCGCTGCCGCCGATCCATCTGCGCCGCGGCGCGGGCGCCTACATCTGCGGCGAAGAGTCGGCGATGATCGAATCGATCGAAGGCAAGCGCGGCATGCCGCGTCTGCGCCCGCCGTATGTCGCCCAGGTCGGCCTGTTCGGTCATCCGACGCTGGAACACAATATGGAAACCGTGTTCTGGATCCGCGACATCGTGGAAAAGGGCGCGGAATGGTTCGCCGGCCACGGCCGCAACGGTCGCAAGGGACTGCGTTCGTTCTCGGTGTCGGGCCGCGTGAAGAAGCCGGGCGTGCATCTGGCGCCGGCCGGCATTTCGGTGCGCGAACTGATCGATGAATACTGCGGCGGCATGCTGCCGGGTCACACCCTGTACGGCTATCTTCCGGGCGGCGCATCCGGCGGCATCCTGCCGGCCAGCCTCGGCGACATTCCGCTCGATTTCGACACGCTGCAGCCCTACGGCTGCTTCATCGGATCGGCGGCGGTCATCATCCTGTCCGACCAGGACCGCGCGACCGATGCGGCGCGCAACATGATGCATTTCTTCGAACATGAGTCGTGCGGCCAGTGCACGCCCTGCCGTGTCGGCACGGCCAAGATGAACACGCTGATGGAAGCCCCGGTGTGGGACACCGATCTGGTCGAGGAACTGTCACAGACCATGGTGGACGCGTCGATCTGCGGCCTCGGGCAGGCAGCACCGAATCCGGTGCGCTGCGTCATCAAGTATTTCCCTGACGAAATCAAGTGA
- a CDS encoding MBL fold metallo-hydrolase has protein sequence MSSAAPALAQRLPELRLTPLADGVYVLRPTSSEVSPDNAGFVTHIGVLVDPRGLILVGTGTSQRFAQHLLAFVARELGKPVIAAVNLYGGGDHVLGNRAFVSRGVPVTAHIETDRFIRASCHSCVERLTAALGENMMSGTEPTPASVTFEHSGRLTGVSRRLKLLHYGHTFQPGATALLDEASGTLFAGELAATHYLPDLYNANEIGWVAALDALIALDARQVVPAHGVPGGREVLEAPRRYLQQLVERVDALYAGGATLEEALDQVDLAEFRDWHGYARWHRRNVHFAYLHREARAFGPQ, from the coding sequence ATGTCCAGTGCAGCACCCGCGCTCGCGCAGCGACTGCCTGAACTGCGTCTGACGCCGTTGGCCGATGGTGTCTATGTGCTGCGTCCTACCTCGTCCGAAGTCAGTCCGGACAACGCCGGTTTCGTGACGCACATCGGGGTGCTGGTCGACCCGCGCGGCCTCATCCTGGTCGGAACCGGCACCAGCCAGCGTTTCGCGCAGCATCTGCTCGCCTTCGTCGCACGCGAGCTGGGCAAACCGGTCATCGCGGCGGTCAATCTTTACGGTGGCGGGGACCATGTGCTGGGCAATCGCGCGTTTGTGTCACGGGGTGTGCCGGTTACAGCGCATATTGAAACAGACCGCTTCATTCGGGCCAGTTGCCACAGCTGTGTCGAACGCCTGACGGCTGCACTGGGCGAAAATATGATGTCAGGTACCGAACCCACCCCCGCAAGCGTGACCTTCGAACATTCAGGCCGGCTGACCGGCGTATCCCGTCGGCTGAAATTGCTGCACTACGGGCACACCTTCCAGCCCGGCGCGACCGCGTTGCTGGACGAGGCCAGCGGCACGCTGTTCGCGGGCGAACTGGCGGCGACGCACTACCTGCCCGATCTGTACAACGCGAACGAAATCGGCTGGGTCGCCGCCCTCGATGCGCTGATCGCACTGGACGCGCGGCAGGTGGTGCCGGCGCATGGCGTGCCGGGCGGACGTGAAGTTCTCGAAGCGCCGCGCCGTTATCTGCAGCAACTGGTCGAGCGCGTGGATGCGTTGTACGCCGGCGGCGCGACGCTTGAAGAGGCGCTGGATCAGGTAGACCTTGCGGAATTCCGCGACTGGCACGGCTATGCCCGGTGGCATCGCCGCAACGTGCATTTCGCCTATCTGCACCGGGAAGCCCGCGCCTTCGGCCCGCAGTGA